From candidate division KSB1 bacterium, the proteins below share one genomic window:
- a CDS encoding LacI family DNA-binding transcriptional regulator → MSKRATIRTVAARAGVSAATVSRVLNESAPVSPETRERVLRAARELDFTP, encoded by the coding sequence ATGAGTAAGCGAGCGACGATAAGGACGGTTGCGGCCCGCGCGGGGGTGTCGGCCGCCACGGTATCGCGGGTTCTTAACGAGAGCGCCCCAGTGAGCCCAGAGACGCGCGAGCGCGTCCTGAGGGCCGCACGGGAGCTGGACTTTACCCCT